GTCGCCGCCTTTCCTCGCCTGTCGCCTCTCCCGCCGCCGGCCCGCAGCCGCCCGCGCCCTGGCCCCAAGTGAGCCAACTCACGGCAAACTTTCACCCTTAGCAACCCCGCGCAGGGATCCGCGCTCCCTCCCAGAGTGATGCGGCCGCGGAGGGCGGGCCGGGActacttccccctcccctcgCTTCCCGCAGAGACCCGGGGACGGGGCACAGGCGCGTGGGGGTTGCGTCCCCCTGTTCCCTGCCCGCCGCCGGCgcagggggaaggaaggggcagGGGCTTTATCAGGGATGAGGGTTAACCTGAGGATTTCCCCAAGCGGCTTAGCCTGAGGCGCGGGGGGGCACACGGCGAGGTGATCGAGCGGGAGCGGGGAGGGAAGGGACCGGCCGGCGCTTTCCTCGGGTGCTTGGCAGCGGCCGCCAGAGTGGGAGGGGGACGAACACCGGTGCTGACAGGCAGGTGAGGGGAGCCCCTGGGGAACTGCGGCTCCCAAAGGGACATGCTCGCTCGCTGCACAGCGCCAGCCGAGCGTTCAAGCACCCCTGCGCTGGAGCCCCCAGCAGGGTGCGGTGCGGGCTGTAGAGCGCCGAGGCGAGGAGAACCGACAACCCCGGCTCCTTTCCCCACGGCCGCCCCCTCGGCACTCCCGGCCCCGTGACACGGCGGAGGAAGGTGCTGCCGGCCCACCTCTCAGGAGACAACGCGGCAGGGCGCAGCAGGGGTTGCCCGAGCCACCGCAGGGGGGGCAGCAGCGGGCACAGCGACCCCCACggcgccccggccccgcgccccgcaCCCCTGGGCACGCAACCAGCGCACTACTTGTCGCCGCACACCCGTGCGCTTCCGCCTTCAGCGGAGGAAGCCCGGCCCGGCCGTAGCGGAGACGAAGGACCCGCAAGGTGCGCGAGGGGCGGCCGTACTAAAAATAACTGCGGCGTGTTAGCAACAGCCTTCCCATTGGCTGGCCGGGCCCGGCAGCGCCTTCGGATTGGTGCACTGCCTCAGCCAGTGAGCCGAAGGGGGTGTGCGCGGGATAGGCGGTGCCGGGCGCGGCGCAGGGGCTGCCGGGAGCTGTAGTCAGCGGGGAGGCCGCGGCCTGCCCGGGCTCTGCTGTCCCCGTCCCGCACCGCGGGGCGCTCGGGGCTCCGCCGGGCCGTGGCCGGCAGAGCCGCTGCGGCTGGTGCTGCGTGCTGCTCTGTGGAAGGACAGCAACGGGGGCGACTGTCCCCGGGGCTGCCCGGGTTAGGGCGGATGGCAGGCACCCGCACGCCGCGGCTGAGCCCCGGGCTCCCGCTGGCGAGCTGGGGCACTCGCCTGGCTCTCACGGCTCTTTATTTTAGGGCCCAAGGCCATTGGGTTGGCCAGACACCACTTGCAAAGGGCCCTCTGGCTGTCCGCATGTGAGGCGGCTTTTGATCCAACTGAGGCTCCTAACAAGCCAGAGGAATACCAGGAACGGCGCTTCCAGGCTCCCCGGCCACACGCTCGGTGTTGTCCTTGGAGTTGACGCAGGCAGACCAGGGAGGGAGAATCAGCCTCGGTGACCAAAGCAGCACTACAACAGTCCCAGGGGCAGCAGGGGTGGCTTGCCAGACCGGTGAAGTGTTCTGGTTGTCTTGGTCCTGAAGAATTCCTGAGGAAAATCCTATAATGGAGTCCCACTGCAGCTTGGAATTGGATCTTCTCAATAATGGTTATGTTTGAGTGTTCAATTTATTGCCCATTTTCAAAAGAGACAAAGATCACAACCGcttcctgagctgctctgtgtccCTCTGGTTAAGTAACTCTACACAGCAACTGTATTCCAAGTGCAAAAATACAAAGTTCCTCTCTTGCCCCGCTTCCAGGCAGATCTTCCACATCTTTCCAGGTTTGGTTTgtcctctctttctccctccttccttctctctctccctcctccctttaCCCCAAGGACTGCTTTTGAAGCCAATCAACATCATGCATtaagaatcccagactggtttgggctggaagggaccttaaagctcatccagtcccaaccccctgccacaggcagggacaccttccactagagcaggttgctccaagcccctgtgtccaacctggccttgaacactgccagggatggggcagccacagcttctctgggcaacctgtgccagggcctcaccaccctcacagggaataacttcttccttatatttaacctaaatctcccctctttcaatttaaagtcattcccccaTGTCCACTCACGACATGCCCTTCATGCCCTAAATCCCTCTCCAAGAAGTGTTAACACTCTCCATCCTAGGGTTGCAGCAGCTGTCTTTGCTCACTTTCCCACTaagtcaagaaaaaaaccccaacaactttTGAAatttggggtggtttttcttctgcaagagaagagggagaaagagaagaggaagatttATGAGAGTTATTATGAGCAGCCTTGTTTCCATCATCACTCCTAGTTTCAAAAGGAATTTAGTTACAAAAGAAcactatttttctgttcttaattcTCCCTTGCTTtgctggaaacaaaattaagcTGTCAGCCAGAGATGGGGAAATTAAAATGACTGCGCTATTTTTAGCATCattaaggggagaaaaaaaaagggcaattacatttctaaaattCTATTGTCGTTTTAATAAGGTGTTACTAAGAGGGTGGTACATGTTAGGGCTCTTTAGAATGCTTGTGCCTTGACCAGGCTCCTGTCATTACTCGGTACACATGCAGGCAGAGGAATTCTGTCACCGGCCCAGCTCACGCATTCCCAGCCATTTGGCTGTTACGTCAAAGCAAAGCTCCTGGATCACATGTGCtgtgtggggagggagggagggaaccACCGGGATGGAGCTCTTTAATGCCCAGGAAGGGCAGTCGGGTTATTGTCGGGTGTAATTAAGTGCTGTTGTACCCTGAATCCTCTTTGCAGTCAATTCATGTGACGACctcaaggaaatgaaaaattctttcctGCTATTGAACCAGGCAAACAACATGTCCGGCTGAAGCCTGTAATGAGAAAATAACAGCTCCCGTGCAGGTAAGGCTTCAGGAGGATTTTGTCCTACTCACAGGCAGACTCCAGGCCTTTGCCTTACCTTCAGGGTGACACTCGGGGCTCAAAGGCTTTGTCAAGATAAGGTCTAGGTGATTGAAAGGTGTGTTATGGAGCTATTTGCTGAGCTCAGTTGTAGCTGTGTCTGGTAGGTGGCCTGAAGAGGCGTCTAACAGGGAACATCTACGTTTCAGAACGCAGTGATGCCTTGTTAGTGCTGGTAACAGAGAGGCCAATTACTTAATAGGCCAAGAGGTTCCATGTCATTGTTTCCGCAATGTAAACACATGAaataaagggatttttttacttcttacATGACAACCTTTtgattacaaaagaaaaaagaagccatAACCCTACCTGGAAAAGTTAACAGCACAAAGACACCTTTAGTTCCATGCACTTAGGATGTGCAAGCAGCACCGTGGGCATTCAGTCATCGCAGGGACGCAGACCCGTGTCCCTCCCACCCTTCCCTGCCCCTGGAAGGGACTCCAAGGGCTGATTTAGCCTTCCCAGAGCTTGGCAGGCACACAGTAGCAAGACACCTCTTGTCTCATTCCCAAACCCTGCAAGGAAGCTTGCCCTTTAAGCATGTGCTCTGGTCACCAGTACTGCCAGGAAATCTCCTTCTACTGGACAAGTACTTTAAAATCTAtttaggtaaaaaaaatcacacttttcTAGGGGCCCtgcctgggttttgtttgctggtgAACAGAAATGATTACCACACAAGCAAGGCTGAGTTCTTCTGCACTACCCAACTGTATCTATTACCCTTGTCTGAATTAGCAGCTTCAGGGCAATGTCCTGTCCGTGCTCTTGAAAGCACCAGAAAGGCAGCGGCGCTGACCTgatccagccccagcagcattTGGCGTTCTCCCCAGAGCTGTCTGAGCAAACaaggcaaaggggaaaaagcctGTCCCTCCCTTTCTCCACCTGCCCAGTGACTCAGAACAACTAGAAATGGCAGCTTAACTCTCACAGCTGCCAGAATGCAGCCCGATATACCCAGCAGCCAGAGTGAGGGCACCCGAAGTGCCAAGAAAGTAAGTACAGCTCAGCCATTTTTGGGTGtgggggaagggatggggacacTTGTATCTCTATAGCAACCCCTTGCCAGGCTGATCCTGCTGAATGATTGGGAACAAGGGCTACTCTAAAATTAGATCTTCCAGGGGTCCCTGCCCCAGGGGCAATAATTCCgagacaaaagaaataattcaaccttcttttcttctctactttCACCGAACAACTTCTGTTACGTTAGAAacttcagggaaagaaaaaactacGTAAGAACTTCTGCATTTATAGTGTGATAACTTGGGTGGCCTGAGTGATAGCAAGTGATATATTCTGGTTGAAGTGATAAAGTTCCAGGTACAAAAAAATCTGCACATCATGccttgcttttaaagaaatacagaatttaacACAGCTGCTAATGGCCCTGACATGGGCTTCCCAGTCAGGGACGAGAGGCAGCTGCTTACTCAGGTTGAACTGCTTTGAGAGATGGTTTGCTGGAACCAAAGAACCAGTTTGCTCTGAACATCTTGGCAAATGGCATCCATGTTGGTAAAAATTAACCAGAGGTTGTGTAACGGAACCATGGTGCAGGGAAGAAGACACAGATATACTCTCCGGACTGCAAAAAGCTTCCAAGGGAAACCTGAGAGAATTAATcgctggggcagaggggagagggaggagcaGCTGAGATAGCTGTAGGACCAGTCATAGCTGGAGCCAGCTGCAACAGGAAGAAATGACTTTTAAGGGAAGGATGATCACAACCTGTCTGCTTATTTTCACTCCTATCCAAAACACCCAAATGGCTGGAGCAGGTAGAAGACGCATTTAAGCCAAGAGGAGTTAGAGGAATTGGTACTAGGCTCAAGGGAACAACTGAAATCCTGGAGGGGGCATAGAACAGGTTCTGCACACCGAGACTTGGCAAAGAGAATCCCATTACTGTACCACAGGCTTTGCTTAGACTGTGAAGACTTTAACAGCTACAGGGCACGCTGAGCTTGGGCCTTGATTTAAACATCTGAGGAGTGCACACGCTAGTAGGGAACTTGGTTCTTCCTCTGCATAAAGGCGCCAGTTCCCAGATCTCTGCTGAGCCAACAGACTGCTTTTAGCCTGTACTGGTATTTGACAAACAAGCAGCCTCTGGTTTTCAGCACACATAGCCTAGAACACAATAGTTGGTTTCCAGTTACAGCAGGGAAGGCTTTAACTTATTCACAAGAACAGGATAGCGAGTCAAATAGCTTAGTTAGGTTTTAGAAAGGGATTGGATGTTTGCATGGTGAAACAACATCCACAGCCGTATTAGCTCGGATAAGGGTTACAAGCTCAGCGATCCTCACGCTACGCGACAAAATGATCAGTGGTTGGGATCACAGGCAGACAAAAGCAATAGCCGTTCCCTGAAGCTCCTTGCAGCAACGTCACGTGGCCATAAGCAGACACTGTCAGAAACCAGATAACCCATTGTGCAGTTCTAGCTGGGTTAATCCTGCGTGTCCCCGAAAGCTCCAGAGAGGCTAAGCACAGAATGAACTGGAGAGAAATCCTTGttatacaaaaaataaaaccaaaaagaagaaGCTTTATTGGTATGCATCCTACAAAAATGGTTACAAGAAAAGGCCTTGGATTAATCTGTCAAAGCAAACATGGAACAGCTGTGCTCTCCCTAGGAAAGCACCAGCCACAAGCAGGTTCCTTACAAAACAGGGCAGCATGGAAATATACTGGAGGAGGGGGAGCAGACACATGGGCTGGATGCTCTGTTGTTTAGAACTGATGCATGGGGTGATTTCCAACAATTGAGAGGAGGCCTGGTAAGAACAACCCCAAGGTGTTTCCCCACACCACAAATGGCACTTGCTTTTTACTGAGCTGGTATCCTTCATGTGTAAATACTTGCCCACCAGGATTTTTATAGCGAGCTGGGGCAGCTACTAGCAGAGCTTCTGGAAAGGCAAGAGACAGTAATCCTCACTTGTTCTTTCTGATAGCCAGTTCTGACCAGGTTTCAGTCCCCACTCAGTCTGTTACTTCTCCAACCCCAAGTATACCACTGAATTTGTACTGCTctatagaaaaataatcaatattttcaatatttttcaataCTTGTGAAGTCCAGAGATGTTCCAAGACCCTCTTGCCAACCCGACAGGAGGCATAGCCGTAGGATCACCTCTTCTTGAAgccatattttttcctttcatagaaGAGATCTGTCTTGGAACTGCCCAGGTTGACGATCTTTGGGCAACCATCTCTctgtaagaagaaaagaggatgtACGTCAGGAAATGGGCAAACACGACAACATCATCACTTACATAGTTCTAGTAGGTTCTCAGTTCCCACACTCCTCACTCTATCCTTGACGTGCATTTTGAATACCTGTGCAGACAAACTGCCCTTCAATTCTGGTTACTGCCAGCAAGAGAGTAGTGGAACAGAGAAGAGGATGGACACCTTTTTAACATTACTCTAGGACATTATCTTTCTCCATCTCTAGGGTAAAGATGGGAAAACCCAGCTCTTATAACATCAGCAGTTGAATGAAAAGGATGCTCAGTGCCTCAAGACTGGATTCTTTCTAAATGACAATATGCAGGATTTATAGAACCCAGAGGAATAACCTTTACCCTCCTTAGGCAAAAAGAATCTTGTTGCTTTAGATGTCACCAAACCATTCTCGTGATTAGGGATCCCTCTGAGCTGTGACAGCAGAACTGAATCTCAGATTTCCTGCATCCTGGATTGATTACTGCAGAGGCAGTATGGTCATGTTGGGAGAGGACAGCTATTCACAGCAGCTACACGGAATTAACTTCTTGTACCTGAATCTCAGTGGACCGTGGGAGAAAAGgcacaagaaaagcaagaagggaAGCAGGAGAGACCCACCTCAGAGGTGTGTTTGCAAAGGCAAATGGCAGATGCACTCTCGGTGTACCAGGGAACATTTGCCCGTGGGCCACGTGAGCCCAGCATCTACTTAACACTTGGAGGCAAAACGCTgtggctggtgacagcagcTGTGAGGGGCCCAGCAGGCAGAGGAACATGTGTCCTTGACTGTTGTGTAAGCCTGAGTGCATTTGATTTAGAAAGCCTCTGGGCAGATGTCAGATGCTATAGAAACTGCACTCAAACTGCCCCACCAATCCCTGCTCCTGTGCAGGAGATGCAACCCAGTGGGGAGGGTCTGCATGGTAGAAATAATGGGTGGGAGAAATCATCCCTCCCCCATACACTTGCCACAAACAATCCCCAGCAAATCGTCTCCTTAAGTGATTTTGAAACTCAAGAGTAGGACTCTTCCAAGTCTTACCTCCCACAATCCAGGGAGTCTGTGACAATCTTGACAGCATTATTGCAGGGCTCTTTTCATTCTTCCACCTCCTCCTAAGGAGGCAGCACATGAACATGCTTCTGTCCCCAAGAAAACAACTCACAGCTGCCCTTGGTAACAAGGCAGGATTTCAGCCCTTACCCACAGATTAAAGTGGTATGAAACAATACCTCACTCCTCCCTCCACCAGAAGAAATGAACCAAGAGTAACCAGGCCCTTTGCCTCGTGCCTAACATAattccacctcctccctccattTTAGTCTTCGCTTTCTTGCTTCACTatcttttccagtctttctCTGAGGATGATGGAAGTGTTGTGACTGATACCTTGGAGCGTTACAGCTTCAGGTATAAAGCTCTGTCCATCTACTTTTCTTATTCACATCGACACTAGCTACCATAACTGTGACAGCAGGACACTTAACTTTACTCATTCTGGGCGCCCTACACCTGTGGTAGCACTTTTCAATCCTGCAAGTCAATCACATCCAATCTCTGTTTCAGATCTGCAACTTCACATCTGTAATAATCCCTAACATTTGAGTTTGCTGGTACAAGAGCAACTACCTTCACCCAGCTGTCAAAATTCCTCAGTTCTGACTTGTCATTCTCCTGGTCCTCCTGCTCTGTCTACAATCCTcccttgcagagcagctggctATTTCACACCTGAATCAGACACAATAAGCTACAGGTGAGCTTAGGTTGTGAAAAATACTTGTTGGGAATCAATATGAATTGGGAGGAATAAAACCAAGCCTACTTTACTCATGATTTATCAAGCCAGGTGCCTTGGTTCCAAAGGCATGTGAACAAAACTACTGTTTctcacagcatttctgaagtaGGAGGCAGCACCACTACCACAGCCTTTATATCCTTATTTTGATACTAAGAAAGATTATGGTCCTGTCAGATCCAATGACTAAACTCAAACGTGTACCTACCCCTGTCTTGAATTTAGCTGCAGGCCTCTAGAGAAAAGGTAGGCACTGCAGAGAATTAAACCAGCAACTCACTCAGCTGAGCAGGTTCCTGTAACAATCTGAACCATTCTCTCAGCCTGCCCTTCACTGTCATTAGGGTGTGCTGGAAATTGCATTTGCAAAGCACCAAAAGCCAAAGAACCTTTAACAGACACTCTCACAGCTCTCAGGCTCATATTCTGGGGACACTGCAAATGTTCTTGCTCTTCCCCAAAGTCTTTCCACCACTACATTTGCAGTTCTTCATGTTCTGCGCTCATTATGTTGGATATTAACAAATACTTTAAAGGGGCTGAAGAGCTGCCTCATTTCACACACGGAGTAGCGATGTCTCAGCACAAGAAGATTATAAAAAGATTATAGCACCGACAATAGAAATAAGGGATCATTACACCAAAAAGTGTTACCAGAAAAAGAGATGTCTGCAATATAGgccatccaaaaaaaaaaagagtaaaaaaataaatcatagcCCACTGAAATTATACAAGCAGCTTTAAACTTGTAAAACACAATTGGTAGTGCAGACACTAGACACTAAGGTCAATCTTTACGCTGTTacccaaaggaaaacacaggtgGCAATTCCACAGGCCTTACGATACTGTACGTGCCCTTGGTCAGTGGCTGATAATGGACTTCCAGTGAGGAGCTGCTCCTACCACTGCGTTTGCAGTGTCTGGAATATCTCTGACTCTGATAAAACCTAGGCTGAGAGATCTGGTAACACAACAACTTAAAGTGGTAACAAGCAGTGCGTGGAGGAAGCGAGCCTTGAGTGTGCAGTGCAAAGTAGCCAAAGACCCTTTGGGATGAAGAGAATTCCAATATCTCAAAATGCTTTGCCAACAGGGGAAACTACCAACAGGGGAAGAAAGGTAGGAGGTAATGAAAACCAGTGCCAATATTGGTTAGTGGAACCCAAGCACCCCATGTCCAACACTAATTTCAGTAGCTCCGAGCCCCTTAAGGTAAGCATGGCTACTAAATAAAGACATAACGGATTCAACAGGAGACAGGATGACAACATACATCTTTTTCCTGGATGGTGCACTCCTTGCAGTAGTAGGCATCAGACACTCCTGGTCCTCCGCAGATCACACAGCGCCCTTGGTACGAGCCATAGTTACACTCGTCACATATGCGCACCAGGGTGCAGGGCCGCACGTAGGAGTCACAGATCACACACTTGCCATCACCTGCAAGTACAGCAGAGCCACTGGTTACAGAGTGTCCTTTTCTCCACACCCTCgtcaaagaggaaaagctgctgagTCAAAGAACTTGCTTCTACGCTCAAAGACAATGCAATTGAACCGCAGAAATTTATCTTGTGTGCACAGGGTGCAACTCGGTATTTGCACCCAGACTTGAGAGGAACAAGAGCCAGTAGCCTGTAATATCTGAGGGTTTTATTTACTCATTCGTGCATTCACAATCAGAGAAGGAACTCAAAGTCACTTCTGTGATTAGCCAACACCTGCTTAGATGTTACCATTACTTTTAGTCTAGAACTTTTCCTGAGTTTTTCccttgtgaagaaaacaaaaagctggaCTGACAGGACTAATGTCCTTACctagacagcagcagcagtgtaaGCTTGTCCCACAGTGCCACATCAACAAAAGTCTGGGGTTACTCTCCTCAAAGAGATGAGGTAAGAGATTGTACTCATGGTCCCTTTAATCCTTCATCTGAGAGAAGGCCAAAGAAAGGGCAAACTGGCGTAAACAGCCATTTCACAGAAGTAGCTCTTGCTTTCTCACAAGGAACCAAGTGAAATTCAAGTACTCATATCATACAGATGCCATTGACAGTCTCTGCTGCGCTGGACCTTATCCAAAACACTGACCTAGGGACGAAAGGCTTCATATCCTATTACCAGTTCCCAAGGCATCTAATCCTGACTCCCACAAACAGCTCATCTAACCTGCTCTTAAATCTCCAGCACGACAGCCCTCAACTGCTACCAACGGGAACCTGTTACACTGGTGAGTGCTCTTGTAAACAATCTTGTTGCTTCAGACTGAGCTTCTTTCAACTTTGCTTATTTCCATACTATTTTTGAATCACAAACTACTTGTCTTATTTGCTCTGTTTCCCTACAAGGATCTAATGACAGATCATACTCTTTATTGCCTTCTCCAGTTGAGCACTGGCATTCAATTCTGTGGTTCTTTTTCTGCTCTAGCTCTAGATGTTGTGTGTGCTCCCCCTTTTTTATTCTAAATGCTGAAGGGAACCTTTTCAAGGTGTCAGATTccaaaaatgcaatttttttacCCCTGCTTTGAAACGATGAGGCTGATCATTTTATATTACAGATTACAAGGAACCACTCAAGAAGTCACTGTAGCCTCAGCTACTGCAAACACTGTCAGCATATTCTCTAGAACAGTATGCATTTGCCTGGCAATCTATTTGAGAGGGTAACTTTgtaattattcatttatttacacTTGCAATTCACAAGTAACTATTCCCATCTCAAAGAGTGACATCAAGTTCATGGTTAAAGCGAAAACAGAACCCAATCCCCAATTCCAAACTGGATGCTCTAACCACACCACCGTGTTCTCAAGCAACTATATGTAGAAGCTATACTTACATTTTTCACAGAGTCTTCCAAttgctgtaagaaaaagaagaaaaagatttgagGCAGAAGCACGAAAAAAACATAACTACAAGCCCGAATGTCAAATATGTCAAATAATTATCTTCTGCAGTGagcagcctttaaaaaaagtagaCCACAGAAACAGTTTGAGCataaatacaaacatatatatGATAAAACAATATATACCCTCCTGGAGACATTTACCAAGATCAAAGTTTAGATGCATTGTAAATGCACAATGACACCCATTGACagtaaaaaaatctgcattcgCTATTCCATTTCAAACACAGCCAATGTACCCGACTGAAGGAAATCCTATACATGAATCTTGGCATAGCTTTTACACTGGTTCTAATGAGcgaaaaacaaattaaccaaGTGTTTATTTGATTTAAGGCAGCCCAAATACCTCCCTCACTTCGGAACAGGAAGGTAGTTACAATTATCTTAGATGTCTTGTCACTTGTCTGGGAAACTGACAAGTTTAGTCATTTTGATAAATGTCGTAAATATCAAGTTCTAAAACCAGGTCTACACATTCACAAAAATAGTGATTCAGTTAAGTCTGAGGGTCAAGAGATTCATCAGGGCAAattctgacaagaaaaaaagctcattATCTGTAAACAGGTATAATAGGTGTAAACAGGtacacaggctgagagagttgagcttgttcagcctggagaagagaaggctcaggggagatcttagagcagcttccagagcctgaaggggctacaagaaatctagagaaAAGTTTTTtacaaggacctgtagggacaggacaagggggaatggctttaaactgacagagtgTAGGActagattagatattaggaagaagttcttccctgtgagggtgctgaggtcctggcacagggtgcccagagaagctgtggctgccccatccctggcagtgttcaaggccaggttggacacaggggcttggagcaacctgctctagcagaaggtgtccctgcccgtggcaggcagttggagctggatgagctttaaggtcccttccaacccaaaccagtctgtgatcctCTAACCTGGAATACAATTCTATCTTGCAGACGAGAAGATGCTCCCAGAGCTGAAGCTTCAGCTCGTTCTGCCTCCACTGGTACGACCAACACAACAGGAGCGAAGTGCATCAAAACCGCGTCTTTTTGCGTACAGCACCCACCGCACCCGCGGAACAGGATCCTGCGGCTCCCAGGCCCTGAAGCCACTCAGCCCCATGGGGGAGGCGCGGGCCTCCCCCAGCAGCGGACCCCGGGACCAGCGGCCCCCCCCGCAGAACCCCAACACAAAGGTGATATAAAACCGCGGAGGGGGAGGGGCGCCCGCACAGCCAGGCCTAACGGCCGCTAACGGCACACACACGCGAGCGCGCCTCCCTCGGCGCCGCAGCCGGTGTGCGGCGCGGTGCGGGGCGGTACCCGCGGCACTCACCGACGCCGGCCTGCTTGCGGCAGAAGATCAGGTCCGGGTGGTGCTTGGCCATAGCTACCCCGCacgcgcccgccgccgcgcgcGATCACCTCCGACCCGCTCTCCCCGCCCGCCCCCGGTCCTGGCTGGGGTGAGGACAGCGACTGAAAATGCGCCGCCTCGAGAGGGAAAGCCGGAGCGCGGTCGCGTGGAGGGCTGCTGAGAAAACACTCTCCACCGTTAAACTCCCCCGGCCCCGGGGACAACGCGCTTCGCGGCCTGCCGGCCCGCTTCTCGACAGGGATACCTCCCTGCCAGGACCTGCACGGCCCCGCCCCCGAGGCTCCCCCGCCCGCGCGCCGGAGGTGTCAAAAGGGCCGCGTGACGCCATCGGGGTGCGACTTCATCTTTGTCAGTGAACAAAATGGCGCCGTACTGTGTCCTGGCAGCTCGGCTCCGGGTGAGCGGCGGCATCGGGCAGCGGGAggcggggaggagggagagggggagagaggtGCAGCCGGGGAGCCGCGGCGGGGGCAGCGCCGGGAACCGCTGGGACACCGGACGGCCGCGGCCTCCGGCCCGGCCCGTCCCGTCCCCGCCTGTGTCCGCCTCCGCGTGTAGGTCAGCGTGtccccggcgcggccccgcgcTCCGTTTCTATGGCGATGGCGGGGAGgccgcggcggcagcgcggcCGCCTCCAGGGCCCTGGGGCAGGGCGTGTCCTgcggccgggccccgccggcCCTCAAGGTGAGCGCAAGGTGAACGGGGCGGCGGGGCCA
The window above is part of the Strigops habroptila isolate Jane chromosome 3, bStrHab1.2.pri, whole genome shotgun sequence genome. Proteins encoded here:
- the PHF5A gene encoding PHD finger-like domain-containing protein 5A isoform X2; amino-acid sequence: MWHCGTSLHCCCCLGDGKCVICDSYVRPCTLVRICDECNYGSYQGRCVICGGPGVSDAYYCKECTIQEKDRDGCPKIVNLGSSKTDLFYERKKYGFKKR
- the PHF5A gene encoding PHD finger-like domain-containing protein 5A isoform X1 — its product is MAKHHPDLIFCRKQAGVAIGRLCEKCDGKCVICDSYVRPCTLVRICDECNYGSYQGRCVICGGPGVSDAYYCKECTIQEKDRDGCPKIVNLGSSKTDLFYERKKYGFKKR